The window AAAGCGGTCATCAGCAGGCGCGTTCAAGTCGGGCGCGTTCTTATAATATTCTAAGAAGCTGTTAAACTCTAATGAAGCAAAACGTTTGATGATATCTTCTTTCGAAAGATCGGCAAATTCGTTCATAATGCGTGGCAGGTATTGCTCTATCTGCTGCTCGTTCACTTCTACATTATGTACTTTGTGAATTAACGCAAACAGCTGTTTTTCGCAAACATCAAACCCGGTAGGGATCTCAGCCTTCACGAATTTTTTACCTATCACACGCTCAATCTGGCGTATTTTACCCAACTCTTTAGAGTTAATGATAGCTATAGAAACACCCGATTTACCGGCACGTGCCGTACGGCCGCTGCGGTGAGTGTAATTTTCTATCTCATCAGGTAAGCTGTAGTTAATAACGTGAGTAACGTCGTTAACATCAATACCACGTGCAGCTACATCGGTTGCAATAAGCAATTGTAAGCTGCGGTCGCGGTAACGCTTCATTACCTTATCCCGTTGTTGCTGCGAAAGGTCGCCATGCAAGCTATCGGCATTGTAGCCGTCTTTCATCAGCGCTTCGGCAATTTCCTGGGTTTCAATTTTAGTACGGCAAAATACGATACCAAAAATCTCAGGGTTAAAATCAACAATACGTTTAAAGGCAGCATATTTATCGCGGGCACGCACTACATAGTATTCGTGCTCGATATTTACGTTACCGGTATTTTTTTCGCCCATGGTTAACTCAAAAGGGTTATCCATGTATTTTTTGGCGATCCTTCTAACTTCAGAAGGCATAGTGGCTGAGAACAGCCAGGTTTTTTTCTCGTCCGGAGTGGTAGACAAAATACTGTCAATATCCTCCTGAAAGCCCATGTTGAGCATTTCATCAGCTTCATCCAAAACTACATACTGCACCTGCGAAAAATCAATAGCCTTGCGGTTAATGATATCTAACATACGGCCAGGTGTAGCCACAACAATTTGTACGCCACGTTTAATAGTGCGTAATTGGTCTGAAATGCTTGCGCCCCCGTAAACAGCTACAACGTGTACGTTGTTCATGTTTTTGGCGTAATTTTTCAGATCGTTAGTGATTTGCAAACAAAGTTCGCGTGTAGGGCACAATACAAGCGCCTGCGGATAATTTTCTTCGAAATCCAGCAACTCTAAAAGTGGCAGTCCGAAGGCAGCAGTTTTACCGGTCCCGGTTTGGGCTAATCCGACAAAATCGTTGCTGCCTGTTAACAATACCGGAATTGACTGTTCCTGGATTGGCGTAGGGTTTTCGAACCCTAATGCGGAGATGGCATTAACAATATCATGACGGATTCCCAGATTACTAAATGGGTTCATGAATTAAAATAACGGACCTGGCAACATCGCCAAATCGGGCGCAAAGGTAGCGTTAAAATTTGGAAAATCAAAGACAAGGGCCGCCTTTCGATAAGGCGTTGGTATAATGACAGTTGAATGATGGAATAAGCGCGTTGTTATTCATTATTAGTTATTATTATTTTTTTTCGTAAAAGCATTATTTAGGGCAAAATTAGCTTTGATTAGCTATTTTCACACCATGCAACACACGCACGAAAATCCCTGGAAGATCGTATCTGAAAAAGAAGTTTATGATAACCCCTGGATAAACCTGACCGAATATCAGGTAATCAACCCATCGGATAAACCGGGTATCTATGGTAAAGTTCATTTTAAAAACCTGGCCATTGGCATTGTGGTACTGGATGAGGATATGCATACTTATTTAGTAGGCCAATACCGCTTTCCCCTTAACCAATATAGCTGGGAAATACCAGAAGGTGGCGGTATCCTGGGCATTGACCCGCTTGACTCGGCCAAACGGGAGTTATTGGAGGAAACCGGTTTAAAAGCCGAAAACTGGATAGAGATACAACGACTGCATTTATCAAACTCGGTAACCGACGAGTTAAGCATACTATACCTGGCCCGCAACTTGCAACAATTTGAAGCTGAACCTGAAGAAACCGAGCAACTACAGGTGAAGAAAATACCATTTAAGCAGGCTTATGAAATGGTTTGCAATGGACAAATCACTGATGCGATGTCGGTTGCTGCCATTATGAAGGTACAATTAATGATCTTGGAAGGGAAAATATAGCATCCATTCGCTTGAACGCGTTATTTTACTTCAATTCCTAAATCAATATCTTTGCACCTGTATGAGGAAATTTTTAGGTTACATTCTTTCACCACTACATTACATTAGTTTCGGGCTTGCGCTTTTAATATTTCACCCTATACAATGGCTTTGTTTTAACCTGTTTGGTTATAAAGCACATAAAAGATCGGTTGATATACTGAATTGGTTTTTAATGGCCAGCTATTATTGGCTGGGTAATACAGTCACTTTTGTGAACAAGCAAAAGCTGCCTATAGGCCGGTCAATTATATTTATGGCTAACCACCAAAGCACTTATGATATACCACCATTAATATGGTACCTGCGCAAATATCACGCTAAGTTTATCTCAAAAATAGAACTGGCTAAAGGCATTCCATCAGTATCCTATAATTTAAGGCATGGCGGCGGCGCCAATATCGACCGTAAAGATAACCGCCAGTCAATAAGTGAATTAGTTAAGCTGGGTACACGCATGAAAGAGAACAACTGGTCGGCAGTGATATTCCCTGAAGGAACCCGGAGTAAAGATGGACACGTGAAAATGTTTCAGGGGGGCGGGGTTGGCGCATTGTTAAAAAAATGCCCCGATGCGTTAATCGTCCCTGTTGCTATCAGTAACTCGTGGAAGGTGATCAGATATGGGCAATACCCGTTAAATACTTTTATTCCTATGCGTTGGGAAGTATTAGCGCCTATTGAACCCGGCGAAAAATCGGCTAACGAATTAGCTTTGATGGTGGAGAATAGGATAAAGGAGTGTTTGAAACAAGAATAAGCCTATCTTCCGTCATTCTGAGCAACAGCGAAGAATCCCCAATTTGTTAAAGTGGCATGCAAACCTGGGATGTTTCGCTATCGCTCAACATGACGGAGTGGTTATAAACAGAGAAGGAGATGCATTGCATCTCCTTCTCTGTTTATACAGATTAAACTAATCTTTAACCTTCAATATCTAATCTTTATTTCACTAACGTCCCGATTGGTTCGCCGTTGGCAATTTTCATAAAGTTTCCTTCCTTGTTCATATCAAATACAATGATAGGTAGTTTATTTTCCTGACAAAGGGTAATGGCGGTCATGTCCATTACGTTAAGACCTTTGGTAAATACTTCGTGGAAGGTGATCTCGTCATAGCGGGTAGCTGTCGGGTCTTTCTCCGGGTCGGCGGTATAAATACCATCCACACGGGTCCCTTTTAGTACTACATCGGCTTTTATTTCAATAGCACGTAGTGATGCTGCTGTATCGGTAGTAAAGTAAGGGTTACCTGTACCTGCACCGAAGATAACGATCTTACGCATCTCTAAATGGTGCATAGCACGGCGACGGATATAAGGCTCGCAGATCTGCTCCATTTTAATGGCCGACTGTAAACGCGTTTCCACACCGATAGATTCCAGCGCGTTTTGCAGCGCCATGCAGTTAATTACGGTGGCCAGCATGCCCATATAATCAGCCTGCGCACGCTCCATGCCCGATTTTTCGGCGCTCAATCCACGGAAGATATTGCCTCCGCCTACAACAACCGCAATTTCAACCCCTTTTTCGTGAACGCTTTTAATATCGTGTGCGTATTGCAAAACCTGGTTATTATCAATACCATATTGCCTTTCGCCCATTAGCGATTCGCCGCTTAATTTTAGTAGGATCCTTTTGTATTTCATTAGGCCGGAGTTTATCAAAAATATAGAAATATAATTATTGTTAAAATTTTATGTAGACATTGTTAATTCGCCCCCAAGCATTACGCCTTGCAGGTCAAAATCGCTGTTAAATATGGTCAGGTCGGCAACAAAACCGACTTCAATTTTTCCTTTATCAGCTAATTTAGCTAATTGCGCCGGGTACAAGGTTGCCATATTAACAGCTTCGGGCAGGGAAATGTTGGCTTTCTGAATTATATTTTGCACAGCTTTCAGCATGGTAAGGCACGATCCGGATAACGTCCCATCGGGCATTACAAACCTATCGCCGGTGAAATGATGCTGATAAGTGCCTTCACTGGCTTCTGCCACCGCATCGGTAATAAGGAATAGCTTATCACCCAATTCGCGCTTAGCCAGTTTAATCATGGTAAAATTTACGTGGATACCATCGGCAACTACGCTGGTATAAGGCCTGTCCTCGAATATAGCCGGTATAATGCCGGGCTCGCGATGATGCATGGGCGGCATAGCATTATATAAATGCGTGATAGCACTTACCGGTTTATGAATAAAGCTTTTAGCTTCGGTGTAAGTGGCATCACTATGGCCCGAGGATAAAACAATGCCCTGTCCATCCAAATAAGCCAATACTTCAGCATCTTGTAGTTCAGGCGCCAGGGTAATTATTTTTATTTCACCACCGGCCATATCAACCCAATGTTTCACTTCAGATAGGGTAGCTTTCTTTATCAGTTCGGCAGGGTGTGCGCCGCGGCGTTTGGGGTTAAGATAAGGGCCTTCCAAATGCAAACCTAAAAAGTTGCCTTTTGCCTGCGGGCGATATTCCTTTGCAGCCGCGATGCCGGCTTCCACAATATCGTTGGTATTGGTGGCAATGGTTGCCATAAAGCCAGTACAGCCCTGTGCCAGTAAGCCTTCCTCCATCCCTTTAAGGTTTGCAGCTGATGGTTGTCCCCCGAAGAAGTATGCGCCTGTACCGTAAATTTGGAGATCGATGAAACCGGGGGCAAGGTATGCGCTATTCAGGTTAATCTTGTTAGCGTCTGCCGGGATGGCATCTGCATTAGTAACTGCCTTTATTTTACCGTTTTCAACTAAAACAGTTTTACCGGAGAGGATCTCTCCGTTGCTGATAATTTGCGCGTTATATAAGGCTGTTATCATATTATGATTTATCACATCGTCATTGCGAGCGTAGCGTGGCAATCCCCGATAAGCAGAGCGGCATTGCATATTGGGGATTGCCACGTCGCTCCGCTCCTCGCAATGACGCGAGGAAACAAAAGGTCAAAAAAAATCCCTCCCGATACATCGGGAGGGATTTTAATATTAAGCTCCTAAAGCTACTCGCTTAAAGGCGGTAACGGTAAGGCCTTTATCAACAGTGCTTAAAAACTGGGCAACTGTTTTTGAAGAATCTTTCACAAACTCCTGGTTTAACAGGGTCGAATCTTTGTAGAACTTGTTAAGTTTACCTGCGGCAATTTTCTCAACCATTTCTTCTGGTTTGCCTTCAGCGCGAATTTGCTCTTTAGCAATCTCTAACTCGCGGTTAATAGTAGTGGCATCAACACCGTCTTTATCAACAGCAATTGGGTTCATTGCAGCAATTTGCATCGCCACATCTTTACCAGCCTCATCAGCGCCTGCAGGGGCAGCAGTTAAAGCTACTAATACACCTAAACGGTAGTTACCGTGAATATAAGCAACAACTTTTTCACCTTCAATAACTTCGTATTTAGATACGCCAATTTTCTCGCCAATTTTACCGGTTTGCTCAACACATGCTTCAGCAATGGTAACGCCATTAAGCGGCAATTGGTTCAAAGCCTCTAAGTTAGCAGGGTTTGCGTTAACGGCTGCATCAGCAATTGTATTAGCAAATGCAACAAAATCTGCATTTTTAGCTACGAAGTCGGTTTCGCAATTCAATTCAATTACAACACCACGTTTGCCATCGGCACTGGTGCGTGCTATAACAACACCTTCGTTGCTTTCGCGGTCCTGACGGCTCGCAGCAACTTTAGCGCCTTTTTTCCTTAAATAATCAACTGCAGCTTCAAAATCACCATTGGCTTCAGTTAAAGCTTTTTTGCAATCCATCATGCCTGCTCCAGTTTGCTGGCGCAGTTTATTTACATCCGATGCAGAAATTTGTACTGTGGACATTCTTTTATTTTTTTATATTAAGTTAAAAGTCGCAAGTCTAAAGTCCTAAGTCACTTAAGACTTACGACTCAAGACTTGCGACTATAAAATTATTCTTCTGTAGCTTCAGTTGCGTCGGCAGCAGGGGCAGCGGCTTCAGCTTCAGCAGCTACGCGTTTCCTTTTACCACCTTCGGCCGGTGCAGATGCAGCAGCTTCCGGAGCATCAGCTTTAGCTTTAGCAGCTACTGCTTCTTTTTCAGCTTCGTCTTCTTTTTCGCGTTTGCGTTCGTCTAAGCCTTCCTGTATAGCCTGGATAATGATACCGGTAACCAATGAAATTGATTTAGTAGCGTCATCATTTGCAGG of the Mucilaginibacter boryungensis genome contains:
- the nagA gene encoding N-acetylglucosamine-6-phosphate deacetylase; translation: MITALYNAQIISNGEILSGKTVLVENGKIKAVTNADAIPADANKINLNSAYLAPGFIDLQIYGTGAYFFGGQPSAANLKGMEEGLLAQGCTGFMATIATNTNDIVEAGIAAAKEYRPQAKGNFLGLHLEGPYLNPKRRGAHPAELIKKATLSEVKHWVDMAGGEIKIITLAPELQDAEVLAYLDGQGIVLSSGHSDATYTEAKSFIHKPVSAITHLYNAMPPMHHREPGIIPAIFEDRPYTSVVADGIHVNFTMIKLAKRELGDKLFLITDAVAEASEGTYQHHFTGDRFVMPDGTLSGSCLTMLKAVQNIIQKANISLPEAVNMATLYPAQLAKLADKGKIEVGFVADLTIFNSDFDLQGVMLGGELTMST
- the tsf gene encoding translation elongation factor Ts — protein: MSTVQISASDVNKLRQQTGAGMMDCKKALTEANGDFEAAVDYLRKKGAKVAASRQDRESNEGVVIARTSADGKRGVVIELNCETDFVAKNADFVAFANTIADAAVNANPANLEALNQLPLNGVTIAEACVEQTGKIGEKIGVSKYEVIEGEKVVAYIHGNYRLGVLVALTAAPAGADEAGKDVAMQIAAMNPIAVDKDGVDATTINRELEIAKEQIRAEGKPEEMVEKIAAGKLNKFYKDSTLLNQEFVKDSSKTVAQFLSTVDKGLTVTAFKRVALGA
- the pyrH gene encoding UMP kinase, translated to MKYKRILLKLSGESLMGERQYGIDNNQVLQYAHDIKSVHEKGVEIAVVVGGGNIFRGLSAEKSGMERAQADYMGMLATVINCMALQNALESIGVETRLQSAIKMEQICEPYIRRRAMHHLEMRKIVIFGAGTGNPYFTTDTAASLRAIEIKADVVLKGTRVDGIYTADPEKDPTATRYDEITFHEVFTKGLNVMDMTAITLCQENKLPIIVFDMNKEGNFMKIANGEPIGTLVK
- a CDS encoding DEAD/DEAH box helicase, giving the protein MNPFSNLGIRHDIVNAISALGFENPTPIQEQSIPVLLTGSNDFVGLAQTGTGKTAAFGLPLLELLDFEENYPQALVLCPTRELCLQITNDLKNYAKNMNNVHVVAVYGGASISDQLRTIKRGVQIVVATPGRMLDIINRKAIDFSQVQYVVLDEADEMLNMGFQEDIDSILSTTPDEKKTWLFSATMPSEVRRIAKKYMDNPFELTMGEKNTGNVNIEHEYYVVRARDKYAAFKRIVDFNPEIFGIVFCRTKIETQEIAEALMKDGYNADSLHGDLSQQQRDKVMKRYRDRSLQLLIATDVAARGIDVNDVTHVINYSLPDEIENYTHRSGRTARAGKSGVSIAIINSKELGKIRQIERVIGKKFVKAEIPTGFDVCEKQLFALIHKVHNVEVNEQQIEQYLPRIMNEFADLSKEDIIKRFASLEFNSFLEYYKNAPDLNAPADDRFARDGERGDRAPRGGSAEFTRLFINLGSVDGFSRGDLLGYICNTSKISGRTVGKIDVKGVYSFFEVPNEEVEKVQAGFKGADFQGRDVRIEISGEGSSQRREGGAPRGERRSYGGNSGGGYRGGNYSGGERRERPAGGGERREGGGGFRDFSGKRKEDRGERRRRF
- a CDS encoding NUDIX domain-containing protein, which encodes MQHTHENPWKIVSEKEVYDNPWINLTEYQVINPSDKPGIYGKVHFKNLAIGIVVLDEDMHTYLVGQYRFPLNQYSWEIPEGGGILGIDPLDSAKRELLEETGLKAENWIEIQRLHLSNSVTDELSILYLARNLQQFEAEPEETEQLQVKKIPFKQAYEMVCNGQITDAMSVAAIMKVQLMILEGKI
- a CDS encoding lysophospholipid acyltransferase family protein; translated protein: MRKFLGYILSPLHYISFGLALLIFHPIQWLCFNLFGYKAHKRSVDILNWFLMASYYWLGNTVTFVNKQKLPIGRSIIFMANHQSTYDIPPLIWYLRKYHAKFISKIELAKGIPSVSYNLRHGGGANIDRKDNRQSISELVKLGTRMKENNWSAVIFPEGTRSKDGHVKMFQGGGVGALLKKCPDALIVPVAISNSWKVIRYGQYPLNTFIPMRWEVLAPIEPGEKSANELALMVENRIKECLKQE